A genome region from Bradyrhizobium sp. WSM1417 includes the following:
- a CDS encoding OmpW family protein: protein MDGMTRNMARLAALGATLVGALASAQAADLPIYKKAPPPVEAFNPWMVRLRVLGVLPDAGGSTVNVAGVPSLSSPNSGLSISDQVVPELDISYFFTKNIAAELILGVTRHSISGTGSLANLPIGKTTLLPPTLTLQYHFDNFGAFKPYIGAGVNYTVFFNNSAANAPAAIVGPPAIVATATSLHVSNAFGGAVQFGFDYMLDRHWGLNVDVKKLWLRPDYSATVSGLPVTGTAHIDPWLVGGGVTYKF, encoded by the coding sequence ATGGACGGAATGACAAGAAACATGGCGCGGCTCGCGGCGCTGGGTGCGACGCTGGTGGGAGCTCTTGCCTCGGCACAGGCTGCCGATTTGCCGATCTATAAAAAGGCGCCGCCGCCGGTAGAAGCCTTCAATCCCTGGATGGTACGTTTGCGGGTACTAGGCGTGTTGCCGGATGCGGGCGGCTCGACCGTCAATGTCGCCGGCGTTCCGTCGCTGTCGTCGCCGAATTCGGGCCTCTCGATCAGCGACCAGGTCGTGCCTGAGCTCGACATCAGCTATTTCTTCACCAAGAACATCGCGGCCGAGCTGATCCTCGGTGTCACCCGGCATTCGATCAGCGGCACCGGCTCGCTGGCAAATCTGCCGATCGGCAAGACCACGCTGCTACCGCCGACGCTGACCCTGCAATATCACTTCGACAATTTCGGCGCGTTCAAGCCGTATATCGGCGCCGGCGTGAACTACACCGTGTTCTTCAACAATTCCGCGGCCAACGCGCCGGCCGCGATCGTCGGTCCGCCCGCGATCGTCGCCACCGCCACGAGCCTGCATGTCAGCAACGCCTTCGGTGGCGCGGTGCAGTTCGGCTTCGACTACATGCTCGATCGGCACTGGGGCCTCAACGTCGACGTCAAGAAGCTCTGGTTGCGGCCGGACTATTCGGCGACGGTCAGTGGTCTGCCGGTTACCGGTACCGCGCATATCGACCCGTGGCTGGTCGGCGGTGGTGTGACGTATAAGTTCTGA
- a CDS encoding DUF1013 domain-containing protein, giving the protein MSNAPLMPKATAVWLLDNTALTFDQVADFTKMHPLEVRAIADGDAAQGIKGMDPLSNGQLTREEIEKGENNPDYRLRLQESKVVLPPQPKRKGPRYTPVSRRHERPSAILWLLRNHPELKDAQIMRLVGTTKSTIASVRDRTHWNTSQLTPIDPVTLGLCSQIELDFEVARAAKEKPIDAAYGGATLLPASETTKKDEYEPAERSSDDLNVDAVFAKLKTLGGKKQDQEEE; this is encoded by the coding sequence ATGAGCAACGCACCTCTGATGCCCAAGGCGACCGCCGTCTGGCTGCTCGACAACACCGCGCTGACCTTCGATCAGGTCGCCGATTTCACCAAAATGCACCCCCTCGAGGTGCGCGCGATCGCCGATGGCGACGCCGCTCAGGGCATCAAGGGCATGGATCCGCTCTCCAACGGCCAGCTGACCCGCGAGGAGATCGAGAAGGGCGAGAACAACCCGGACTACCGACTCCGCCTCCAGGAGAGCAAGGTGGTGCTGCCGCCGCAGCCCAAGCGCAAGGGCCCGCGCTACACCCCGGTCTCGCGCCGCCACGAACGCCCGAGCGCCATCCTCTGGCTGCTGCGCAACCATCCCGAGCTCAAGGACGCCCAGATCATGCGCCTGGTCGGCACGACCAAGAGCACGATCGCCAGTGTCCGCGATCGCACCCACTGGAACACCTCCCAGCTGACGCCGATTGATCCCGTCACCCTCGGCCTCTGCTCGCAGATCGAGCTCGATTTCGAGGTCGCGCGCGCGGCCAAGGAAAAGCCGATCGACGCAGCCTATGGCGGCGCCACCCTGCTGCCGGCCTCAGAAACCACCAAGAAGGACGAGTACGAACCCGCGGAGCGGTCCAGCGACGATCTCAACGTCGATGCCGTGTTCGCCAAGCTGAAGACGCTCGGCGGCAAGAAGCAGGACCAGGAGGAGGAGTAA